The Suncus etruscus isolate mSunEtr1 chromosome 14, mSunEtr1.pri.cur, whole genome shotgun sequence genome contains a region encoding:
- the TERF2 gene encoding telomeric repeat-binding factor 2 translates to MRYPALQDYTSQQPPRRARRTDYGVREAAETLGVVFFPPRSPRAAPSTVRIMAAGAGAGTAGCVSGASVWRDPTAPAPSPSPSPSPSPKRPGREGGESARRPDAMAGGGGGGGSSEGGGVRAAGRRASRHGGRARRGRPEAGGVGGAGAARLEEVVNHWVLKFYFHEALRAFRGSRYADFRQIRDIMQALLVRPLGKEHTVSRLLRVMQCLSRIEEGENLDCSFDMEAELTPLESAINVLEMIKTEFTLTEAVVESSRKLVKEAAVIICIKNKEFEKASKILKKHMSKDPTTQKLRNDLLNIIREKNISHPVIQNFSYEVFQQKMLRFLESHLDDTDPYLLTMAKRALRPEAAAPAALKEDNKQPAPEPVAKPPQEPSRQLPNSPTTIGMMTLKAAFKTLSGAQDSEAAFSKLDQKDLVLPSRMSTTSPVLKSKRPRKDENESAALDESEGGSELHAKNKRMTISRLVLEEDSQSSEPCTGLDSSQESIPESLPKPTVLKHPLPGEKNLKSHKDKWYTSNGVEGKETWVEEDELFQVQAIPSEESSTSVTKKQKWTIEESEWVKAGVQKYGEGNWAAISKSYPFVNRTAVMIKDRWRTMKRLGMN, encoded by the exons ATGCGTTACCCCGCCCTCCAGGACTACACGTCCCAGCAGCCCCCGCGGCGGGCACGGCGGACGGACTACGGTGTCCGAGAGGCGGCGGAGACCCTCGgggttgtttttttccctcccagAAGCCCGCGGGCGGCGCCGAGCACCGTCCGCATCATGGCCGCGGGAGCGGGAGCGGGGACGGCGGGCTGCGTTTCCGGCGCGAGCGTCTGGCGTGACCCGACGGCGCCGGCGCCGTCGCCGTCGCCGTCCCCGTCCCCATCCCCGAAGCGGCCGGGCCGGGAGGGCGGGGAGAGCGCGCGGCGGCCGGACGCGATggctggcggcggcggcggcggcgggagcaGCGAGGGCGGCGGCGTCCGGGCGGCGGGCCGGCGGGCGTCGCGCCACGGCGGGCGAGCGCGGCGGGGGCGGCCGGAGGCGGGCGGCGTGGGGGGCGCGGGGGCGGCGCGGCTGGAGGAGGTCGTCAACCACTGGGTGCTCAAGTTCTACTTCCACGAGGCGCTGCGGGCCTTTCGGGGCAGCCGCTACGCGGACTTCAGGCAGATCCGGGACATCATGCAGG cTCTGCTTGTCAGGCCCCTGGGGAAGGAGCACACCGTGTCCCGGCTGCTGCGGGTCATGCAGTGTCTGTCGCGCATTGAAGAAGGGGAGAATTTAG ACTGCTCCTTTGACATGGAGGCTGAGCTCACACCTCTGGAATCAGCGATCAATGTGCTGGAGATGATTAAAACGGAATTCACACTGACAGAGGCAGTGGTCGAATCCAGTAGGAAACTTGTCAAGGAGGCt GCTGTCATTATTTGtatcaaaaacaaagaatttgaaaaggcttcaaaaattttgaaaaaacataTGTCCAAGGACCCCACAACTCAG AAGCTGAGAAATGACCTCCTGAACATTATCCGTGAGAAGAATATTTCCCATCCTGTTATCCAGAACTTCTCTTATGAGGTCTTCCAGCAGAAGATGCTGCGCTTCCTGGAAAGCCACCTGGATGACACAGACCCCTACCTGCTCACG ATGGCCAAAAGGGCACTGAGACCTGAGGCTGCTGCTCCAGCAGCCCTGAAGGAAGATAATAAACAGCCGGCACCAGAGCCTGTGGCAAAGCCGCCCCAGGAACCTTCAAG GCAGCTACCGAATTCCCCAACCACCATTGGAATGATGACTCTGAAGGCAGCTTTCAAGACTCTGTCTGGTGCACAAGATTCTGAGGCAGCCTTCTCAAAGCTGGACCAGAAAGATCTGGTACTTCCTAGTCGGATGTCCACAACATCACCAGTCCTCAAAAGCAAGAGACCAaggaaagatgaaaatgaaagtgCAGCCCTTGATGAGAGCGAGGGTGGCTCTGAACTGCACGCCAAGAACAAGCGCATGACAATAAGCAGATTGGTTTTGGAGGAGGACAGCCAGAGTTCAGAGCCATGCACAGGCCTTGACTCCTCCCAAGAGAGCATCCCAGAGTCACTGCCCAAGCCCACCGTTCTCAAACACCCCCTCCCTGGGGAGAAGAATCTCAA ATCACACAAAGACAAGTGGTACACATCTAATGGGGTTGAAGGAAAAGAGACCTGGGTGGAAGAAGACGAACTGTTTCAAGTTCAGG CAATACCAAGTGAAGAGAGTTCAACCAGTGTAACAAAGAAACAG AAGTGGACTATAGAAGAAAGTGAGTGGGTCAAGGCTGGAGTGCAGAAATACGGGGAAGGAAACTGGGCTGCCATTTCTAAAAGTTATCCATTTGTTAACCGAACAGCTGTGATGATTAAGGATCGTTGGCGGACCATGAAAAGACTTGGCATGAACTGA